GTAGCAGATATATCTATCTCATCCGTAGGTTTTACTCTGTTGTCTGAGACCCGGAAAGAAATTATCTTCAGGTCATACTTGTTTTTTACTGTGAAGAAGCTTCCCAGTTCTTCAGACTCACCGTTCCGGAATGATCTGAGATTAACTGTGAACGCATAGTTCTGTTGGATAGAGTTTTCTCCAGGCGTAATTTCTAACCGGAAACTTTCTTTCTCTCCTGCTTCTACTGTTTTGCTGTATTCATAGTCAAACCATCTCGAGGTAACGGGCGGAGACTGGATACTGCTGATCCTGAAACGATCCTGTGAAGCATAGTCATTCTCCACAGTTATATTGAAGACTGCTGGATCATCAATTGAAGCAGTTCTGTCCACTAGCTTCATATCGGCTGGAAAAGAACTGGTCAATGATGATGCCATAATCAGAACAAGGATCAGCGATATGGTCTTTCTCATAGTCCATTAATTTGGGAATTCTTACTATAAAGCTGATTGATCAAAGAATAAGAATTAAAATGGAGGTACATCGTCTTCAGGCCCTCTTGGAGGTGCGCCTCCCGGACCCATTCCGCCACCCATATCATCTCCAGGCTCCATTGGATCCTGCATCGCTTCTTCTTGGACTTCCTCCATCAAATCTCTGATAGAGTTGATTAATCCATCAAGTGATGACTCAGAATCAGGTTCCTGTATCTCTTCTTCAAGTTTGGAGATCTCTATCTCCAAATCCTTGGCTTTGCCTGTTCTCGGCTCCGGAATGGTCTCTAGAACCATCTCAGCAGAGTCAAGTACCGCTTCAGCTTCCTTCTTTTTTTCCTGAATACTCATATTGATTCACCACTCCTCAATCATATTTAATGTTTTCGACAACCAAATCTTTTTATAACAGGACTTTTTTGTTTTCAATCGGTTTCCAAACATCAACCTCCCCATCAGTACTCCTCAATCGTTCCTCTTGCTCTTCAACAAAGTTATAAGGTGAAAAAGAAATATCACTCATCTTGATAGTAGTCTTTCCACGACTTCACACCCGGTTTCCGCGGGACGAAGCCGGTTTATAGTCTGGAGGCAGCTGTTTCTTCATGTACTTATCCACTACAGAGGTCCTGTTCTCAGTTCCGATGATAATTAACAAGTTATCGCCTTGGAAAATCTCTCTTTCCAGGTTATCCGGTTCTTCACCGTTCAGGTAGACGGCTCCCGATCCACAGTTTGTCTCCCTATATATTTTGAGGCACAAGTTGCCGGTTGAGTTCGATCTCCAGTAACTAGTATTGATGGTTTCCAGAAAATCCTTCCATTCTGCCCCGGTTCTGTGTTTGTGTACTATTGCCGATCTATTGTTCTCCAGATGCACACTTCTGGCATTCAGCTGGAATTTCTGGTCCGTAAAATCCTTCTCCGAGCCATTTATCACAACATGAAATAAGGCGTGCTCGTGCGTTTTTTCAGCGGTTTCTGAATACGAGTCTGTTTCCGTATACTGTGAAAGTCCTACAGATGCCACTAACCCTGTTCCAACAGATACAAGAAGGACAATAGATGCTATTTCACAAGCTTCCATACCCGAGAATAGAAGGTAAAAAGATAAAAGTAGTGTGACTCAGGTGTTATTCCTGAATCTCTGCGAAAGCGAATTTTCGACCTACGCTCGTCACTTCAACATCGTAGGATTCGCCGACTTCTCCACCGGGAACAAAGATCACGAAGCCGTCGATCCTTGCGATTCCATCGCCTTTGCTGCCTAGATCATCAATCTCGACTTCAACTACATCGCCTTCATCGACAGGCTTGTCGTAGTCATTGTCATCTCCGGAACTGTCTGAAGAATCATCTTCAAATTCGTTATCTTCTTCAAAGTCATCCTCTTCCTCTTCTTCGAAGTCTTGATCGTCGAAATCATCTTCAAAGTCTTCTTCAAGCTCTTCGTCTTCTTCAACAGGGTTTTCATCAAAATCTTCATCTAAGTCTTCGTCGTCAAACTGAGAATCGAAATTATCTGCCATAATATATGCACCTTTATGTGTATCCTGTAAATCAGGTCTCAGCTTTATAAACACTACTGATCCTAAGTCACTGATCGAAATTAAAAGGCTGTAAACCCCTAAATGTAACATGCAGCCAGGAGAGGGAGACCAGTGCATCTACTGTCAGTTGATCGACAATCCAGACCAGCTGATGCTGGTAGGAGAAACAGAGAATTTTTATGCCTGGCTCGAAGTTCAACCTCGAGCCAAAGGCCATACACAGATTGTTTCAAAAAAGCATATTGAATCAGTTCTTGATCTTGAGCCGGAGGAATATCAGGAAGCGATGAACCTCATCCGAGAAGTCATGGAGAAAGCCAAAAAAGGCCTGGATGCGGACGGCGCCTCTGTAACAATGAATATCGAAGAAGCAGGAGGTCAGATGATGCCGCACATGTATATCTCAGTCTTCCCACGTTTCTCAGAGGACGAGAATGCTGGTACTCCTACAGGGGCAATCTTCCAGCACCGTAAGGAACTAAAGGAAGAGTCAAAGCTTGAGGAGATACAGAGCGGAATGGATTCAGTAACTGTAGACTTCGGAGTTGAAAAAGTGGAACCACATCCCGAAAGCAAACGTTTCAAGCAAGATAATGAATCCAACGGTTCTGAACAGCCAAAAACCGGAGAGGATGAAGAAGACGAGAAAAAAGACTCGAGAGGCGAGCATGGCGAAAGCTATGAATGGGTTTAGGAGTTATCTGGCTATCGGTCAATTCTTTTAACTTTCAGTTGATCAGTCTGTGATATGACAGAGTACAATCCTGAAAAAATTGAACAAAAAGTCAAGCAAAACTGGAATAAAAACGATGTAAGAAAGAAAGTACTGAGGAAAAATGAGGGAAATGAGAGATTCTATTTCCTCGACGGCCCACCTTACGCATCAGGAAACATCCATATGGGTACCGGGCTTAACAAGATACTGAAAGATTTCTACCTACGATTCCACCGAAAGCTGGGCTACAATGTTCATTCGCAACCCGGTTACGACACACACGGCCTCCCCATTGAGAACAAGATTGAGGAAGAACGCGGCTTCAACTCGAAGAAGGAAATCGAAGAGTTCGGGGTTGAGAACTTCATCAAAGAATGCCAGAACTTTGTAGATGGCCACATGGAGCAGATGAACGAGGATTTCGAAGACATAGGAATCTGGATGAACTGGGAAAATCCGTATGTGACATACCACGATTACTATATAGAAGGTGCCTGGCAGACATTCAAAGAAGCTTACCAGAAAGACCTTCTATACAAGGATCAGTACCCGGTCCATATCTGTACCCGCTGTGAGACCGCAGTAGCCTACAATGAGATCGAATACACCAAACTTGAGGATCCTGAAGTTTATGTTGCAATGCAACTTGATGATTCGGATGAGGAATTCCTGATCTGGACCACAACGCCTTGGACACTACCGGCTAATGCTGCGATAATGGCCAATCCGGACTTTGAATACTCTCTTGTAGAATTTAATGGAAGAAAGATCTGGATGGCTTCCGAACTCATCGATGATACAATGAACAAGTTAGGAGTTGACGAATATGAGGTAATTGAGGAAATCGAAGGAGATGAGCTGGAAGGAAGAAGATATAGTAATCCTCTTGAAGGTATTGTGCCAGCACAGGAAGATGTAAATGGAGAGATAGTCCTATCGGGGAGATATGTTGATCTAGAGGGAGGAACCGGACTTGTTCACTCTGCACCAGGACATGGTAAAGAAGACTATGAGGTCGGCCAAGAAAATGATGTTAAACAGATATCGCCTGTAAACCTGAAGGGAGAATTTACCTCTGACGCTGGGAAGTATGGAGGAACACATGTTAAGGAAGCAGACATCCAGATAATGGAGGATCTCGAAGACAGCCTACTGTACTCTGGAGATTTAAGACACGAATATCCCAAATGCTGGAGATGTGACACTCCACTACTACAGCTTTCTATCCCGCAGTGGTTCTTCGGAGCTACAAAGTTCAGGGATAAACTAAGAAACAGTAATGATGAAGTAAACTGGGTTCCTGACTGGGCAGGCCAGAAATTCGATGAATGGTTGGAGCAGCTTGACGACTGGCCTGTATCAAGACAGAGGTACTGGGGTATACCACTTCCTATCTGGGAATGTGAAGATTGTGACAACACTGAAGTCATAGGGGATAGAGACGAACTACCTGAGGTGCCTGATGATCTTCACAGGCCTTACATCGATGATGTAAGATTGGAATGTGAATGCGGTGGAGATATGCACAGGATTCCAGATGTTCTTGATGTCTGGTTCGACTCTGGTGTGGCTCCTTGGGCATCACTTAAGCATCCAGAGAATGATTTCAGCTTTGAAGAGCACAAACCTGTGGATCTTGAACTTGAAGGGTTCGACCAGATAAGAGGATGGTGGAACAGTCAGTTCATTACCTCTCATATGACTTACGAGCAGAAGCCGTTTGAAAATGTAATA
This portion of the Nanohaloarchaea archaeon SW_7_43_1 genome encodes:
- a CDS encoding isoleucine--tRNA ligase, encoding MTEYNPEKIEQKVKQNWNKNDVRKKVLRKNEGNERFYFLDGPPYASGNIHMGTGLNKILKDFYLRFHRKLGYNVHSQPGYDTHGLPIENKIEEERGFNSKKEIEEFGVENFIKECQNFVDGHMEQMNEDFEDIGIWMNWENPYVTYHDYYIEGAWQTFKEAYQKDLLYKDQYPVHICTRCETAVAYNEIEYTKLEDPEVYVAMQLDDSDEEFLIWTTTPWTLPANAAIMANPDFEYSLVEFNGRKIWMASELIDDTMNKLGVDEYEVIEEIEGDELEGRRYSNPLEGIVPAQEDVNGEIVLSGRYVDLEGGTGLVHSAPGHGKEDYEVGQENDVKQISPVNLKGEFTSDAGKYGGTHVKEADIQIMEDLEDSLLYSGDLRHEYPKCWRCDTPLLQLSIPQWFFGATKFRDKLRNSNDEVNWVPDWAGQKFDEWLEQLDDWPVSRQRYWGIPLPIWECEDCDNTEVIGDRDELPEVPDDLHRPYIDDVRLECECGGDMHRIPDVLDVWFDSGVAPWASLKHPENDFSFEEHKPVDLELEGFDQIRGWWNSQFITSHMTYEQKPFENVIYHGKVMLDGREMSKSKGIVVSPEEAIEKYGRDILRFFILSGDPSDDLNFTWDKMEENKEFMNILWNTYNYRETYTSAVNRPDQLEIEDKWILSRLNTLVEKVENHCTEPNFEAFKATKLVEDFTKNELSRGYIKMIRDRLKPGYDGEDRKSAEWTLRKVTDELLRTLSPFTPYLAEYLYTGDKDSIHFESYPEVKEELTNEELESHMAIFQDIEEGVARLRQEKNVKLRHPVKKVTVSGSEEVKKTVENLRNLLEERLNTEDVEFEEVDLDYEVKLDYSEAGPKLGNDVGEVEQYLAEADHVEIAERVENGENIEITGYKLDPKMFDIRTHVPEGMEGEEFSSGTVYIDDEMTPELEEEAFTAEVIRAIQQKRKDAGLDVEDEVRLSFSGDTSSIESREDQIRDRMNVSDIAYDGEGCQHSGEVEFKGRKAVFSFTEPVA
- a CDS encoding deoxyribonuclease gives rise to the protein MDDLGSKGDGIARIDGFVIFVPGGEVGESYDVEVTSVGRKFAFAEIQE